The following is a genomic window from Desulforhopalus sp..
AGAAGATCATTGCTCCACCGCCGACCTTTACAGCCAGTTTGAGTACTCTTTTCTAAGAGTATTTGCTTCGAGGCATATAAAAAAATCTGGAATTTGGTGCTGTTGCTTTGTAGCCCTATTCTCGTCGATTCTCTTTTTAGTCGCAAAAAATAGCAAACTGATCGTTAATGCGCCTCTTCTTTTGCAATTATTTCCTGCAAAATTTGTCCAATCTCCACCTCTTGCAGTTCTCGGTACAGCTCCTTATCTTTCAGCAAATCGGCAATCTTTTCGTTGTCAAGGAGTTGGTAATATTGCTTATTTTGCAAATGAGCCTGGATTACATGGTCTTTTGCCAAGGCGATCATCCGAGGATTATCGATAAAATTGGCGATGATCGTATGATTTTTAAACGCCTCAAACAGCTCAGGTTGGCTGACTACCCAGGTAAGGTTTTGAAAAATTACTTTTATTCTTTGATCTATCGGCTCCGCTTTGAGGACCAGCGAACCAAAAGCTGAATTCTCGATCTGCTCTTTAAGATGCCCAAACTTGGCTACTTGAACAAGTTCCTGTTGTGCACCCTCAATATCCCTGACATCCCTTGATTCACTCTCCGTCACTCCGGATGCCGTTTTCGCTGAAGCTGCAGGATTAATAAGTATTTCTTCGACGACACCAACGACATGCAGTCCGGTGAGGGAAAAAACAACCAGACATACTCCCCAGACAAACCCGATAACTGCCCCACTCCAGCGCTCCCACACCATTATCGGGTGTTCATTCAACTGCTCCCGAACTTCGTCACGATGATCAAGAATCCGCCCGGCGACGTACGATAACAAGAGAAAGATCAAAAACCCGGTAAGGACCTGCCCTGCAAAGGGCACGAGCGCCTTGGCGACCAAACCACTCAGTTTGAGAGGACCAATCAGGAGAGGGGACAACGGCTCGGCAAGGAAAGTGGCGAGTAGAAACGCAATAAACACTGAGAGAATCCTCAGTAAGCCCCGATTGTACCCTGAAGTTGCAAGCAAAAGTAACACCGCCAGTCCGATGATTGATATCAACACGTTTCCTCCTGGTTCATTTTTGAAGAACAAGGAAACGTCTTTACCCGCTTCCACCCTCTTAAACTTGCTCTTGAATTTGCCATAAGAATATATTTTTCTTCATTTATCAAGATATTGGCCGGGTAGTACACAATCATAAATGACAAAAGAATCAATAATCAATATTGATAGCATAACTCGCCATGAGTCGTGCAACTTCAATGTCATCAAGAAACTGAATCACCAGTCTGCTATTTTAGTTCGGTGCAAGCTGAAGGATTTTCTGGCGAGCGATGAGCCGGTGTTGGGCAGGCAAAAACCTGTGGTATCTCCATGGTGAAATATTACCGCAGTCATGAATACGCTTCTTTCTGTTCCAGAGCGGTGATACACTCACTGTACCGGTGAGCTGATCGTCATCTGGTTCACTGAAAGCTGGCTGTGCGGTTAACGGTTTTCCTTCCAGGTCTTGGGGTTACGAGACCAAATCCATTGCCATAGGAGATTGCCATCATGACTCCTGCCGAACCAAGAACCTCTCAGAAGGTGTATGATGAGCGATTTAAGAAGCTCGTCAACGAAATCCACGCCGCGTCTTCTCCCAATGCCATTATGGTTGGCCTGCGCAATAAGATCCTTGACCTGTATCAGGTTGAGATGGCGACAATTTTCATGCTCGATTCAAAGCGCAATAAGCTTGTCTCCTGGGTTTTGCTGCCGGGCGAATCCTTAAGCAGAATTCGCATGGACATCAACCGGTCGAGCATCACCGGTTTTGTCGCCGAAACCAGGCGGTCGCTGAATATTGCCAATGTCTACGACAAGGGCGAGTTGAAGGCGATCGATCCGTCACTGACCTTTGATGCCACCTGGGACCAGAAAACGGGCAGCAGGACCAAGCAGATCCTTGCTGCCCCGGTGATCAACAAAACCACCTTGATGGGGGTCATCCAGTTGATCAACAAACGGAGCGGCACACCTTTCAATCAGACGGATGAACTGCGTCTGAAAGAACTGTCCGAATCCCTCGGAATCGCCCTCTTCAACCACTATAAAAGCGGCAAGAAGATACCGATGCGCTACGAGGAACTGGTCAAGAGGGAAATCATCCCCCAGCAGGAGATGGAACGGGCGATGGTGATTGCCACTCAACAGGAAAAGGAAGTCGAAACCGTGCTGATGGAGAATTACCTCATCCCCAAAGCCGACCTCGGCGACGCCCTGGCCTTTGTCTACAAAACCAAATTCGTCGACCTGCAGAAAAACCATTATTCCGCTGAAAGCTTCGTTACCCCGACCACCGCCGAGCTTTTGCGCACCCACCTTGTCGTGCCTCTGGCACGAAAGGGCGGTGAGTTTACCTTTGCCGCCAAAAATCCCTCGAATCAAAGCGGTATTCTCGAGGTGAAAAACTATTTCAGGGCGGAAAAGGTCAACGTCCTCCTCGCTTTCGGTGACGATATCCGCAACCTGATCAACTCCCTGGTGCCCGCCCGGGAAGAACCGGCAGCGCTTGGTACGGCCGCCGAAGAGCAGCCGGAAGAAGAGACATATGTTCCGGAAATATTTCAGAAACAGGAAGAAGCTCCTCTTGACGTTTCCGTCGATTCGACCCCGGCCATTGCCCTGGTCAACAAGATCATCGAGAAGGCGGTATATGCCGGTGCCTCGGATATTCATATCGAGCCCTATGGCGACCGGCAGGATGCCGAGGTGCGCTACCGGATCGATGGAACCTGCTCCAACATCCTCAATATTCCCAAGGTGAACGTCAGATCGGTTATCGCCAGGATCAAGGTGCTCGCCGACCTCGACATCGCCGAGCGGCGCAAACCGCAGGACGGCAAGATAAAGTTCACGACTACAAGGGCCGACAAGGTTGAACTGCGGGTGGCGACCCTGCCGACAACCGAGGGTAACGAGGATGTCGTCATGCGAATCCTCGCCGATGCTAAGCCGCTGCCGCTATATAAAATTGCCCCGGAGCGAATCCTCAAACGGCTGATTCCCTGCATAGCCAAGCCCTACGGCATTTTTCTGGTCGTCGGCCCAACCGGCTCCGGCAAGACCACGACCCTGCATTCCATCCTCAATTACATCAACACCCCGGAAAAGAAGATCTGGACCGCCGAGGATCCGGTGGAGATCACCCAGTACCGGCTTCGTCAGGTCCAGGTAAAGCCGCAGATAGGTTACACCTTTGCCGCGGCCATGCGCGCCTTCCTCCGGGCCGATCCCGATATCATCATGATCGGTGAGATGCGTGATCAGGAAACCGCCAAGATGGCCATCGAGGCCTCCCTGACCGGCCATGTCGTCTTCAGCACCCTGCATACCAATTCGGCTGCGGAAACGGTGGTCAGGTTGATCGACATGGGCATGGATCCGTTCAACTTTTCCGACTCCTTGCTGGGCATCGTTGCCCAACGCCTGGTGCGAACGCTCTGCGAGGATTGCAAGGAGCCATATAATCCTACCAGGAAGGAGTATGACTACCTCCTCCACCACTACGGCGTGATGTTCTTTGAACAGCTCAATATTCCCTATTCCAAGGACCTCGTGCTGTTTCGGGCCAAGGGCTGTGAAAAATGCAATAATAGCGGTTACAAAGGACGTCAGGGACTGTACGAGCTGCTCGTCGCCTCAAGAAAGATCAAAAACCTCATCATTGACAAGGCCCACAGTGAAGACATCAAAATCGAGGCAATCAACGACGGCATGACCGTGCTGCTCCAGGAAGGGATACACCTGATATTCGAAGGCAGGACTGACAGCAAGCAGGTAATGGCCACTTGCCTCATCTAGGCTTGACATGGGATTCGCCGGCAGCTACGTGGCAGGTAGGGAATGGGAACGATGACGAAAAATACTGAGCGGAGCTGGCACATTCTTGCCGCCCTCCTGCTGTGCCTTTTCTTTACAGGAGTTGCGCCGCCGGCTGTTTCGACTGTTGAAGCGCCAGCGGAGTGGATGCAGACATCCCTTGCCCAGCTGGCCGGGGAATCATCTCAGGTGCTGCTGGTTGTCGGAGACGAATCGATGGGCTTTACTGCAAGGTTGCACCTCCTTGAAAAGCGAGGAAACGTCTGGAAGGCGGCTTTTCCCCACCTTGCGGCCTTGATCGGCGCAAAAGGCTTCGCCCCGCCGGGCTGGAAAAAAGAGGGGGATGTCAAGACGCCCTCGGGGGTGTTTGCCCTGAAGCGTACCTTTGGCTACCCACCCAACATCCCTTCACGGATGCCCTACCGGCAGGTTATGGATGACGATATCTGGGTGGATGATATCTCCTCTCCTGACTATAACCGGTGGGTTAAAGCTGAGTTGAGCAGCTTGTCTGCTCAAACGAAATTTATGCCCTTGCGGTATAAGAAAGGTGAAACGGCCGCTGTCTCCTTCGAAATCATGAAACGGCCCGATCATCAGTACAAATATGGTATCGTCATCGAATACAACACCGAACCAGTCGTCAAGGGTGCGGGTAGCGCCATCTTCTTTCACGTGCGGCGCGGCGAAAATAAGCCGACTCTGGGCTGTGTCGCCCTCGCCGAAAGTGATATGCTGAAGGTCCTCGGCTGGCTGGACCCGGGGTGCAAGCCGCTGGTGGTGCTGGGCACCCGGCAGTCCATTGTCTCGCTGTTTCGTGGTGCGGCGGATGAATAATTACCAACAGGTAAGCTTTGGAGGTTACAGATGATATTGCGCATTGCACTGCTGATCTTTTCCCTGGCGGTCAACCTGCAGGCCGCTCGGTCGCTGGCTGACGAACCGGCCGGGAGGCTGTCAAAGGGCTTCGTCTACGCCGACGAAATGATCCCGGGTCTGCGCCTTGATCTGCGCTATGCCGGTACGCACAATTTTGTCGGCGAGCCTGTCGACGGCTACCGGAAGGCGCGCTGCATCATGACCGAGGAAGCTGCGCAGGCGCTGAAGAAGGTACAGGAAGAGCTGCGTCCCTTCGGCCTCGGCATTAAGGTCTTCGATGCCTACCGGCCGCAGATGGCGGTTGACCACTTTGTCCGCTGGGCCGGCAACCTTCAGGACACCAGGATGAAGGCGGAATTCTACCCTGATGTGGACAAGAAGGACCTGTTCAAGGACGGCTATATCGCGGCAAAGTCGGGCCACAGCCGCGGCAGCACCGTTGATCTGACCATTATATCGCTGGGCGGTGGCGATGCGGAGCGGGAACTGGACATGGGCAGCGGATTCGACTTCTTTGGTCCCAGCTCATGGCCGGACAGCCCCCAGATTGCCGCAATTCCCCGCGCCCACCGCCTGCTGTTGCGGATGGTGATGGAAAAGCATGGATTCAAACCGTATCCCCAGGAATGGTGGCACTTTACCCTGAAGGGTGAGCCCTGGCCGGAGACCTATTTCAATTTTCTGGTGCAATAACTTACCTGCCCAAGGCGACCAGCAGCCACAGGGTATCGGCGATGGCCTTGCGGATTTGCTGCTCATGAAACCAGGTAAATACCTCTGGAGTGAATACCCCGGTCTCGATACCGTAGACGCTTTTGCCAAAGCAGCCGAAGCCTTCGACGGGCTCCTTGCCGCAGGCGCTGCCAACCTGTTCAAACCCCATCCAGAATTCCCACCAATTTGGCGCTATCACATTACCTTGGAAAACCACAGGACTGTCCACCTGCTGCTTGGTGTCGATGGCAGCCTCCTGACGCAAAGCATCGAGGGAGGCGAAATCGATACGCAGAGGCTGGGACATCACGGTGCGAATCTGTTCGGTATCAAGGGCATACGATAGAGTTTTTTCTTTCCCGTACTCATCAAATTTCTCCCCGGAGGTATGGAAGATCGGTACGGCATGCGGCGGTGAGCGCATGTCCTGGATGTGGTGCGCCAGCCTGCCGGCAATTTCAAACACCGCCTCCTTATCGCCTTTGTCGGCAGCGGCAAGTTGGTCGATAAGATCAGCAAACCGGTGGGTGTTGGCCCGGTAGGCGCCCCACCAGGTTCGGCCAAGCCGGCTGCCCGGATCGGCAAAGTGCCAGTTGAATGCCCGCTGCAAGGTAATATTGATGTCGTCTTCGGTTTTTGATCCCTTTATAAAGGCCTGAATGAAGCTGGCGAGCTTGGTCGATTGTTCCGGGTAATGTTCGGCAAAGAGAGTTGCCGCCCGTTGTGAAATCATTCCATGGGCATCGACTTCAAAACCCCAGGAGGAGGCTACGGGAAGGAAACAAGCAAATAAGAGCAAGAGCATTTTGACGATATGTGCGCAGTATTTCATGGTAATCCTCCCCCTGAGGAATTTTGTGTTTGCTTGGTTTGTGGTCTTTGCCAGTAGGTGGTGTGCATCCGGAGCACGCTTTCACGGTACGTGGATAAAACCGAGCAGCTTGTCCATCCTACTGAATACATAGGAAAATCCTTGAACCTTCGGGCTTTTGTTGCCCTCGATGGTGTACAGCATACCATCCTGCAGCGAGTGCACCAGTCCGGCATGCCCCAGCCAGCCGGTGAGCTTTTCCCGCCACCAGACGACAATGTCTCCCGGTTGCGGCTGATAGACCGACCCAGGGGCATGCGCCCAGCCTCTGGCCGTCGCGTCCTTCAGGAGATTACGGGCTCCAGCCTGGTAGGGGAAGGGCATGGCATGGACCTCACCTCCCATCGCCTGCAGATAGCACCAGCTGACAAAGGAGGCGCACCAGGGATTGCCTTCGTCGAGGCCGGCCGGGGCAAGGTATTTTTTAACCCAGGGACCTCGATTATTGCCATCGACTTCCCCTGCACCGTTGTTGATCTCGCCGATAGCCGCTGCCAGGGCTGTTCGCCCCTGGGTGCTGCCACCTTGCGCTGCCGGGGGGAGGGTTTGGTAGTCGACGGCGGTTGGCGCCATGATAAGCGGTTTGGGATGAAAGAGGCTCCACCAGGTAAGCGGCCCCACTATGCCGTCCACCATCAAGGGCTGGCCATGCTGGTCGAGGTTCTGTGACTGAAAGGCGCGCACTGCCCGTTGTGTGGAGTTGTCGAACAGCCCGGAAGGGGTCAAAGAGTACCCCCGTTGCGCAAGACCTTGCTGCAGCTCGGTCACCATGGTCCCTTGGGCACCTTTTTTCAGTGGTAATGTCATGATTTGTTTCCTCTTCTATGCGACCGTTTGTTGCCATTCTGCGGCCAAAGGCAGCCGACATTGACTTTCCCGGCAATGTGTTGCCTGCCGAGGATGCAACTTATTAACTGGGTGCACTTGAAACACCTTTGTCCGGACAATCTAATTGTTTCCTCCGGCTTTCTCGATTTTAAGGTCGCCGGGATACGTTTGGCCGTTGCGAAGGATAATTCCCTTGATCGTTTTCTTGGTGAGATCGACCGGGGAGCCCTCTTCCGGTGGCGGCAATTTGAATTCTATCTCGTCTTTCCGCTGACTTAGCTTTTCGGTGATCGTGGTCACCGGCTTCTCTTTCTCGTCCAGTTGCAGCGCCTCGACCAAGGCGAGGTTTTTTCCGGATATTTCCAGCATGACATCGGTCACGCAAGCCTTTTCGATACTCGGTGGGTCATAGACAACGAGGTCGAAAAAACTGGACAGGTATTGGCCATTGTCGGTTGTAGACTGGGTATCCTTGTTCTCGGCATAGGTAATCTGTATCTTGTATTCGCCGGGGCCAAGCGGGGTCGCAACTCCTTCGGCTGTCTTCTTTCCTGATAACCGGTAGCAACCGCCTTTCTCCGAATCGAGCTTTTCTACCGTATATTTATCGGTGGATGTTTTGCTCAAGACTTTAAATTCATTGATTTTCTTGCCTGTTGCCAGCGAAGGGCAGACGAGTGGATTGCCTGTTTCCAGGTAGACTGTGCCGTCTTTTGCCTCCGCGAAGGAGATTGCGCTTTTTGCCTCCATGGCGGCGGCTAAGGCTTTGGCCTGTTTGAGGTTCTCGATTGCCTTGTCGAGATCTTTGTTTTTCAAAATGGTCGACCAGTCATAGCCATGCTGGAGGTCGATTATGGATTTTTCCGCTTTCTTCAGCGGTTTACGAAATTGCCATTGGCTGGGATCTCCCCCCTTCAGGACGGCGAAGCGGAGCCAGGTTTTGTCCCGGTAAGGAGGATCATCGCTACCTGGCGTAGGTGGTGCCTTCAGGGAAACGACCGTTTCGTTATCCGGGCCGATGCCGACTTTTCCCGCCTCAAAATCCGCCATACTCACGGGGTCGGCGCTATCCGTGGTATTTCTGACGAGAAAGGTTGGTATCGCCAGGACAACATCGGCAGACAGGGCCCAGGGATTGTCATTCTTGCCGTATGCCAGGCCACTCATGGTCCCATAGCAGGTGAAGGTCGAACAGGCCTCCTGTTTGGCAACAAAATAGCTTCCTGACTGCAGGGGAATGGTCTTGAGACCTTGGTTCCAGCCTTGATGGGTCCGTTGATTGTCCTGGATGACGGCAAAATCGACGTCGAGGACCAGGACTTCATCGTTTCTGTTGAGTTGTACGAGCGCCTTGGCGATTTCTTTCACCACCATGACTTCTGCCTGGGTGACCGGGTTCTGCAGAAAAAGAGTATTTGCTGCCCCGGCAATAAAATCGAGCATTGCCGAACTGTTGTTGGCCTCCTCCTGGTCGTATTCGAGGATGGTGAATTTTACACTGAGATGATCCGATTCAAGGACCTTCGGACCATAGATCAACTTGTTTTTAAAAGGGCTGCCGGATCTGTCGGCCATTTTTCGATATGGACCGAGGATGGTGGTGATGGTGTTTTCCGCCCCGGGGGATTCCTGGAATTCAGCGATAATAACCACCTCGCTCAGGCCACCGAAATCCGGCAGATACTTGAAGTAGGCGTCTGTTAGATAAATAGAAAAAACATTGGAGCCATCAGCGGTTTTATTGTTAAGGATGGGGCTGATGGCAGTTTGGTCGGTAACTGTTATTTGCTGATATGGGGTTTGGAGTGTGCCGTTGGAAATTTTATTGAAATAAACGGTTCCTGTTGGTTTGCCGCAGGCGGTTAACAGCACCGCAATGAACACAATGAGCCAGATGTTTTTCATGATTTTCCCTCCCCCTTCTGAATGTGGACTATGAATTAGACCATGTTGATGACGGTTTCTCCTCCTTTTCCTTGGCGCCCGATCGACCGACAGCGAGCGGCATGTCTATGGTTTATTATTACTTGGTATGCCGAAACGTTCCTGCCAGAACTGCCCCACTACTGTGTTGTCGTAGGCTTCGGCGAAAGACCCATGGGTTGTAAGATACCCGTTGCCAAGAGGCATGGTACGAAGATAGATCTGTTGCCTTATGCCGGGAATGTCGAAAAACTGGATGCCGTTCATGGTGTTTTCCCACTTGCCTAAGGTCCGTTGACTCATTGATACGGCATTTTCATATATATTATCGATCTGATTCAATAAAGTGCCGGTGCCGCCAAAACCGATCATATGAGCTTCCTGATTCTCTGCAAGAGGATGGAGCATAAGGTTGAAAAAACGCGTTTTGTTGTTTTTCTTCAGGTGCGGGACGACGGATCCCTGGAAATCGGCTATCGAACAGGCGGCGGCCAGGTAGACTATCCGGTCGTAATTGATTTCCGGCCATTTCTTCAGGATGGAGTTGGCGATTATGGTCCCCATACTGTGGCCGATCAATACAATTTCAAGATCTTCGTCCCGCTGCTGACGCTTGCTCAGGGCGTCGAAAAAGGCCGTCAGCCCACCTTCCCGCTCCTTTGTATAGGTGTCAATACTTTGGAATTCCGGGTTTTCCACCCAGGTCTTGGCCAGGGCCTGGTAGGTGCGTCGTTTCATGTCATCCCAGGCACCCGTTCCGAAGCTGTCGAAGATTGGTGCGGTAAGCAACCCAAGATGAAACTGAAACAGACTTTTCAGTCCTTTTCCGAACCTTTCAGAAATTCCCTGCTCGTGGAGCAACTGACCCTGAGAGTTGACGACTGACGGGATTTCTGCGAAGCGAGTGGGTTGTTCAACGGCCAGCAGCTGATTGGTGCGCAGGGCGTCTCTTTCGCTTGGTAAGTTTCCGAAGGCAATTGATTTTGTGAAATCTCGTCCCTGATACCACCAGACCATCGGTGCCCGGATGATTCCCCGGCCAACATCTTCGAACAGGATAAAGGGCGAGGTAAGCGGGCCTGTCCATGTTGCGTATTCTCCTTGTCGCAGGTAGAGAATATGCTCCTTGAAGGTGGAGAAGAATCCGGATGGCCATTGAACAAATATTGGCCAATAGCCGTCGTGCATAATTGGGCTAGCCCAATCATTGGAACGTTGTATTGCAGCATCGTCCGTGTTAAGGCCGCCGTGGATGAAGATAAGGATCCTCTTCTTCGATTCCGGAAGGAGCCTTTGTACATGCCTGTTGAGCTCTTCTTTGCCGGTGAACTCTTCGCCGCTTTTCGGATTGATAGGGCTGCCAAGCTTGTCAACGGCCAGGATGTTGTCTGGATTCGCGGGTTTCTTGTATCCGCAGCCTGAAAACACCAGAAGGATCAGAAGAGAAATTGAGTATCTCATGAACGACGCTCCTTAATATCCGGAGAGTGTAAAGTCAAGAAACAGTTAGATAATTGTCGGTTGAACGGAAATTATAGAAGATGGGGTGGGATATTCAGAGATTTGTATACAGAGAAAACAAGCAATAGGCAACAGAAAAATAACGAAAAAACAGGGTTTAAGCAAGAATTGATCTAAGTTATTGTGATGCTTGTATTTGTAAGATAATGAAGGCTGTATGTGTCAGGTAACCGAAAGTAAGTTGTTGGTGTAAAGAAGTGCTTGTATGTGTTATGCAAATAGTATTCGGTAAATTGCCTGCCGTCCTGTCGCTTCTAAAATTCTCTTAAAGGTCTCTGGTCAAATCTCAGAGATGAAGGCGACGTGGAGACTATGGCAAATGAACAGTGGAGTCGATTTGCTACCGCTTGGCAAAAGAGAAAACCATTGTCGAGGCCCAAAGCAGCTAGTTCGCCTTCACTACCGGACTAGGGTTAGGGGATGGAGGGTACTTTAGGTTTTCTTTGCCGGAGATGTTTTCCTGCTGCCCTGGAATCATGGAGATATGTTTTCAAGGCAGCAGGATAATGGTGGATGCATAGCAAGGGTATACGCTTCCTATAGGCAAGCTTTTTGCTCGGCTTAACAGCCCGCGGTTTTTTGAAACCTCTTGCTCAGGTTTTTGCCGCTTTCATTGTCGTATTTGCAGCGAATCTCATCGCCGTCAACGATCCGTTTATCGTTGAACTTATCCAGCGTTAGCTCATCCTCGATGACTATCGCCACATCCTCGCCGCTCTTGCTGTCTTTTAACACCACGGTCGCCGATTTTTTGTCGGCAGCCATGTCGATCTTGGTTACCGCACCCACCATGGTAAATGACTCGGCGAAGGCCGCGCCGGTCAGAATGGACAGGGTGAGCAGTGCGGTAAGGGCAATTATGTTCTTCATGGGGAACTCCTTCTTGTATAAAATATGTAAAAACAGATAGATATTTTAATAAAACACTAAAACTTCACCTCAAACGTGGCGTAAATGTCATGCGCCGATTTGAGCGGTGGCAGCATCTGGGCATTCATCGGGCT
Proteins encoded in this region:
- a CDS encoding M15 family metallopeptidase, which encodes MILRIALLIFSLAVNLQAARSLADEPAGRLSKGFVYADEMIPGLRLDLRYAGTHNFVGEPVDGYRKARCIMTEEAAQALKKVQEELRPFGLGIKVFDAYRPQMAVDHFVRWAGNLQDTRMKAEFYPDVDKKDLFKDGYIAAKSGHSRGSTVDLTIISLGGGDAERELDMGSGFDFFGPSSWPDSPQIAAIPRAHRLLLRMVMEKHGFKPYPQEWWHFTLKGEPWPETYFNFLVQ
- a CDS encoding CvpA family protein → MEAGKDVSLFFKNEPGGNVLISIIGLAVLLLLATSGYNRGLLRILSVFIAFLLATFLAEPLSPLLIGPLKLSGLVAKALVPFAGQVLTGFLIFLLLSYVAGRILDHRDEVREQLNEHPIMVWERWSGAVIGFVWGVCLVVFSLTGLHVVGVVEEILINPAASAKTASGVTESESRDVRDIEGAQQELVQVAKFGHLKEQIENSAFGSLVLKAEPIDQRIKVIFQNLTWVVSQPELFEAFKNHTIIANFIDNPRMIALAKDHVIQAHLQNKQYYQLLDNEKIADLLKDKELYRELQEVEIGQILQEIIAKEEAH
- a CDS encoding L,D-transpeptidase family protein, with protein sequence MTKNTERSWHILAALLLCLFFTGVAPPAVSTVEAPAEWMQTSLAQLAGESSQVLLVVGDESMGFTARLHLLEKRGNVWKAAFPHLAALIGAKGFAPPGWKKEGDVKTPSGVFALKRTFGYPPNIPSRMPYRQVMDDDIWVDDISSPDYNRWVKAELSSLSAQTKFMPLRYKKGETAAVSFEIMKRPDHQYKYGIVIEYNTEPVVKGAGSAIFFHVRRGENKPTLGCVALAESDMLKVLGWLDPGCKPLVVLGTRQSIVSLFRGAADE
- a CDS encoding GspE/PulE family protein, encoding MTPAEPRTSQKVYDERFKKLVNEIHAASSPNAIMVGLRNKILDLYQVEMATIFMLDSKRNKLVSWVLLPGESLSRIRMDINRSSITGFVAETRRSLNIANVYDKGELKAIDPSLTFDATWDQKTGSRTKQILAAPVINKTTLMGVIQLINKRSGTPFNQTDELRLKELSESLGIALFNHYKSGKKIPMRYEELVKREIIPQQEMERAMVIATQQEKEVETVLMENYLIPKADLGDALAFVYKTKFVDLQKNHYSAESFVTPTTAELLRTHLVVPLARKGGEFTFAAKNPSNQSGILEVKNYFRAEKVNVLLAFGDDIRNLINSLVPAREEPAALGTAAEEQPEEETYVPEIFQKQEEAPLDVSVDSTPAIALVNKIIEKAVYAGASDIHIEPYGDRQDAEVRYRIDGTCSNILNIPKVNVRSVIARIKVLADLDIAERRKPQDGKIKFTTTRADKVELRVATLPTTEGNEDVVMRILADAKPLPLYKIAPERILKRLIPCIAKPYGIFLVVGPTGSGKTTTLHSILNYINTPEKKIWTAEDPVEITQYRLRQVQVKPQIGYTFAAAMRAFLRADPDIIMIGEMRDQETAKMAIEASLTGHVVFSTLHTNSAAETVVRLIDMGMDPFNFSDSLLGIVAQRLVRTLCEDCKEPYNPTRKEYDYLLHHYGVMFFEQLNIPYSKDLVLFRAKGCEKCNNSGYKGRQGLYELLVASRKIKNLIIDKAHSEDIKIEAINDGMTVLLQEGIHLIFEGRTDSKQVMATCLI
- a CDS encoding CHAP domain-containing protein; this translates as MTLPLKKGAQGTMVTELQQGLAQRGYSLTPSGLFDNSTQRAVRAFQSQNLDQHGQPLMVDGIVGPLTWWSLFHPKPLIMAPTAVDYQTLPPAAQGGSTQGRTALAAAIGEINNGAGEVDGNNRGPWVKKYLAPAGLDEGNPWCASFVSWCYLQAMGGEVHAMPFPYQAGARNLLKDATARGWAHAPGSVYQPQPGDIVVWWREKLTGWLGHAGLVHSLQDGMLYTIEGNKSPKVQGFSYVFSRMDKLLGFIHVP